The following is a genomic window from Actinomycetes bacterium.
TTTACCTTCAGGCCCTTCTTTTTGCAGATTTCGTCTATTAGATGAGTGGTAGCAACTGTTCTTACTGCCATGTCTTCCTGGTCGAATTTTCCAGTTTCAGTTAAGTAAAAAAGAATAATGGAAATTACATTATTGGGGCTTATATATTCTCCCCTGGCGTCTATTACTCCAAACCGGTCGGCGTCACCATCCAGGGCTATCCCTATATCCAGATTTTCTTTTTTAACAATTTCATATAGCCGGGTCAGGTTACTTTTGGAAGGTTCAGGAAGCTTGCCGCCGAACAAGGGATCCCTGAAGTTGTTTATAACCGTTGCATTAAGCTCCAAATGCTGGTTGAGTATTTCCGGAAGCAGCCTGCTGCCGGACCCGTACATGGTATCTGCTGCCACTGCGGGCTTATATTCTAAAATAAGGTCAGTGTCAACCAGTTCCAGCAACTTATCCACATAGGAGTGAAAGTCGCTGACAGTTACTAATTCTGCCCTGTCCCGGTGGTTTAAGCTTTCGGCACCATTGTCCAGCTGGCCTATATGCTTCTCAATACTCCCGGTGATCTGTTCATCAGCCGGTCCGGCATAATGAGGGATAAATTTTATTCCATTATATCGGGGAGGGTTGTGGCTAGCAGTAAACATTAAAGCTCCGTCCAAATCCAGCTGTCTGACCATAAAGGCAGTCACCGGTGTGGGCACTGATTCAGAAGATAAAAAAACTTTTATACCTTCATCAGCAATTATACCGGCAGCTTTTTGGGCGAAATCTTCAGATAAAAATCGATTGTCATAGCCTATAAATATCCCTTTATGTCCGGAATTTTGACTTTTTAGATGCCTGCAGATTGCCCTGGTTACCAGGCCTACATTATCGAAAGTGAAATCCTGAGCAATAACCGATCTCCAACCGTCGGTGCCAAATTTTATGCTACTGTTCATGAGCTCCCTTAAAATTATGCTTAAATAAATGGTCGGGACGAGAGGATTTGAACCTCCGACCCCCAGTACCCCATACTGGTGCGCTAGCCAAACTGCGCCACGTCCCGAAAATTTATAATTATTCTAGAATATATAAGTTTAATAGTAAAGTAAAACCAAATTTTAAAACTGCTCAATTTCAGGTTTAAACTTTCTATTCATCAAACTAAAAACGCTGTCTTTGGGGTCAGCACCCCGGTAGAGTATATTATAAATACAGAGAGTTATGGGAACATCTATTTTCATCTGCCTGGATAACCGGTACACAACTTTGGCAGTGTTATAGCCCTCGGCAACCATATACATCTGCTTTCGTACCAGATCGGGTTTATTTCCCTCTGCTATTTTTTGTCCCAACAGCCTATTCCTGCTGCTGGAGTTAAAACAGGTGGTAATAAGGTCACCCATCCCGGAAATTCCAGAAAAAGTAAGAGCCCTGGCACCCATTTTTATCCCAAACCTGGTAATCTCATAAAGACCCCGGGTAACCAGGGCGGCCTTGGTATTGGTACCATATCCCAGTCCGTCTGAAATGCCGGCGGAAATGGCAATAATGTTTTTAACCGCAGCCCCTATTTCCACCCCGATAAGGTCCTGGTTGGTATATATCCTGAAATAATCTGTTGAAAACTTTGACTGCAGCCAGCCGGTAAGTTTTTGGTTGGGTGAAGCAAGGGTAGATACGCTGGGAAGTTTCTTTGCAATTTCTGAAGATATATTCGGTCCGGACAGGCAGGCAATAGCTGATTTTAATCTAACCGGAAGAGTCTGGCCCATTACTTCCGACAACCTCAGATTGGTATCCAGCTCAAAACCTTTAGCCACATTTACCACTGCCCTTAAATTTCTCTGCCGGTCCAGGCAATCATAGAACAGCTTTACAGAAGATCTGAGAGCATGTGAGGGCACTGCAAAAATTACCACATCTATAGTCTGTTTAAAGTTGTCAATATCATGAAAAGCAGTTACATTGGAGGGCAGCTGGAGGTCGGGGGCATACCGGGAATTTTTACCTTCCTTTAATATCTGGTTTAAGGTTTCCTTATTTCTTACCCATAGCCAGATATCATGACCTTTTTCTGCCAGCACTACCGAGAGAGTAGTACCCCAGCTTCCAGCTCCCACAATTAAAATGTTTAACCTGTCTCTGTTTGCTGTATTCAATGTTTAGACCTGATAATAATGGGGGTTCCAATAAAACCAAAAATTTCCCTTATATGATTTTCTATATATCTTTTTATATTAGTTTTTTTATTGATATTGATATTAGAAAAAACAAAAAACACCGGCGGGGCCTCCCTGACCTGTCTTATAAACTTAATCTTGAATTTCTTACCCTTTGAATATATGGTGCTTTCAGGGTCCAGGCCCTTAAACAGCTTCATCAGTTTATTCTCGGCTATCCTTCTTTGCCGTTCTTCCATCAACAGGTCAATGGTATCTATAATATCTTTCATTCCCTTTTTGTTTAAAGCACTGACTTTCAGGAAAGGTATATAAGAAGCAAAATCAAGTTTTTTATCCAGATCAGTTATAAGCTTCTTTAACTGCTGGTCATCTATAATATCAATTTTGTTAATGACAATGCAGATGCTAACCCCCTTCTCTATACAGGAATTAACTATCTTAATATCCTGCTTGCTGGCACCATTTTCAGCATCAATAAGTACCAGGCTGATATCAGAGTTTTCAATAGCCCTGATACTTCTCAGTTTACTGTAATATTCCAGATCTTCCTGGTTTAATTTACTCTTCTTTATTCCGGCGGTGTCAATAAATTTATACTGGCTGTCGCCAATGGCAATAATGCTGTCAATGCTGTCCCTGGTAGTGCCTTCCACCTGGTCCACTATGGCTCTTTCCTGTCCTATTATGCTGTTAAACAGGGTTGATTTACCTACATTGGGCTTGCCCAGTATGGATATACGGGGAATATTATCTTCGCATATTACCTCTTGCCTGTCCGGATAGAATTTCAGTATGGCCTCCACTGCCTCATCCAGTAAATCTCCTATTCCTATCCCCTGTATGGCTGAAACCTTAAAGGGGTATCCAAATCCAAACTTCAGGTAATCTTCAGTAAAATATGAACCCTGAGGATTATCCCATTTACTGGCCACCATAATTATTGTTTTTCCGGATTTTCTTAAAATCTGGGCAATTTCCTGATCCAGGGCAGATACTGGCTGGGTTATATCTACCACAAACATTATTATATTGGCTTCATCTATAGCCTGCTTGGTCTGTACATATATTTGAAGGGCCAGTTTTTGTTTGGACCCAGGGTCAATTCCTCCGGTATCCATGATATAAAAACTTACTCCATTCCAGTCTGTAGAATAGTATTTCCTGTCCCTGGTTATCATGGGTTGATGGGATATTATAGCATCCCGGGTCTGGCAGATACGATTAATTAAAGTGGATTTTCCTGCATTCGGCTTACCCACCACTGCAATTTTAGGTATATTTTTATCCATATTTATGTAATACTCCTGTTAATTTATTAGCATTTTCTTCAATACTTATTAGTTTAGCATTAATACCCAAAATATGCTCTTTCTTATAGCCATCCAATGTCAGGCCGTCCTGGTTAAAAATACAATCAGATATAATTATCCGGGAATAATTTTTAAAATCAATGGTTTTTAATTCCTTTAAAATATCGCTGCCGCTCAATAATCCTGTAGCCTTGATGGTGGTACCAAAAAAATTATTCTTTACCGTTAGCAGTTTAAAACCTGAATCATATCCCAGTTCCAGGGCAAGCTGCTTGTAAACATAGCTGCCGTATTCAGAGGTAACCAGCAGCATACCGGCCCCATATTTCCCCTTTACCTCTTTTTTAAAGGCATGTATGAATTCTCTGCTCTTGCCTACCCCGTTATTTATCTGGCAGAAATCATAATATGACCGGTACCCGGGGAAACCCCGGCGGGCAATTATATAGAACTCATCAGAAAGAAAAACCCGGTGGTAACTTTTATGCTGCTGGTTAAAATTATCTACCAGCCCTATGGTTTCTGTCGCCAAACTGTAATCCACAGACATAAGCCGGGGGTTATGATTAAATCTGGTAAGCCCTACTGGAACTATGCCTATAGATTTTACACTTCTGTAACCGGATATCAGTTCCTCCAGGGTTTCAATAAGAGCGTTTCCATCATTTATATGGGGACATAGTACTACCTGGACATGCATATCTATTGAATTTTTACCCAGAGTTTTAAAATTTTGAAGCCCGGTTAAATGATTGTCGGTGCCAAAAATTAATTTTCTTATTTTATGGTTAAGACTATGCACCGACAGGTATAAAGGCTCCAGCCGTGAAGCAATAATTTTTTTTATATCTGCCTGACTAAGGTTGGAAAGGGTTATAAAGTTGCCGTACATATAGGAAAGCAGGAAATCATCATCTTTTACATAAAGGGTTTTACGCAGTCCCCGGGGAAGTTGGTTTACAAAACAGAATATGCATCGGTTATTACAGGTTCTAATCTTCTCCATCTAGCAGGCCTCAAGAAATTTTTTAACCTCTAATATATGGTCATGGGGAGTAGAAGCTCCTCCACTCAAGCCTACTTTTTTAACCCCTTTTAGCCACTTTTTATCAATTTCTTTGTAGCTCTGTATATGTCTGGTATTGGGATTAACTTCCCTGGCAATATCAGCAAGATGGGTGGTATTTGCAGAATTTTTCCCTCCCACTATAAGCATTAGATCAACTCCGGCCGCAAGTTTCCTGGCTTCCTGCTGACGGCGTTTGGTGGTATTGCATATAGTATTTATCACTTTTAGCTGCTGGGCAAAATCCAGCAGCGGATCCACAATTTCCTTTAATTTTTCCAGGGTCTGGGTGGTTTGGACAATTACCCCTATTTTTTTTCGACTGGAAGGAATCCGCGCAAGATCTGCCTTGGTCTGGGCCACAATAATTTTATCAGATTCAACCTGTTCTTTAATGCCTGTTACTTCAGGGTGATCCCTGGTCCCCACCAGCACCACAAAATACCCCTGATTACTTAAATCTTTTGCTTTCTGCTGTGCTGTTTTTACAAAAGGACAGGTGGCATCTACAGTGGAAATGCCCTTTTCATTTAGTTTTTTTATGGCAGAAGGAGGCAGCCCATGTGACCTTATAACTACCAGACTGCCCTCAGGTATCTGTTCGATATTGCTTACCGAATGGATACCCTTCCGGTCCAGTTCCTCTACCACTATAGGATTGTGTATGATTTGCCCCAGAGTAAAAACTTTTCTTGGTTCATTTTTAAGGGTATCTTCAGCCATAGACAGGGCCCTTTTTACTCCAAAACAATATCCTGCCAAATCAGCGATCTCAATCTTCATTTATTTCCTTCAGTAATTTTTTAATAGAATCCATAACCTGGTCCACTATTACCTGACTGGCCTGTTTGCGGCCATATTCCTGTTTTATGCCTTTAACATCAATCAAATCACCAGCAATCATTTTTATCTGTGGAAAAAAAAGTCTCTTATGGGGTTTCTGGATAATTTTATTGGCCCCGGCTATAGCCAGCGGTATTATGGGAGCATCAGACATAACAGCCAGCATTCCTACCCCTCTTTTACCCTCTTTAACCTGACCATCCACCGATCTTGTGCCTTCCGGAAACAGACCCAGTGCCTGCCCGTCTTCCAGTATCTTTAAGGAAGTTCTTATGCTGCTGGTATCCCCGGAAGTGCGGTTAACCGGAAAAGAATTAAAAAAGGTAACCAGTCGTGCCAAAAACCGGTTACTGAATAATTCTCTTTTGGCCATAAAATAAACGTACCTGCCTATATTTGACCCTATTACTAACGGATCGATGTAGCTGATATGGTTTGAACAGATTAAAAGCTTGCCGTTAAGTGGTATCTTTTCAAAATTACACTTTTTTACCCTGAAAGGAAGCCTGAAAAACCATTTTATAAAAAACAAAACGAAAATATAGAAGAATCTGTATAACTTTCCATGCTTAGTTCTTAACATTTACTCTTTCCCGGTACAGCTGCTTAATATTATCTACAACCTCCCTTATGCTCATGCCGGTAGTGTCCATGGTTATCCCCCCCTCGGGAACCATCAAGGGGCTATCTTTACGGTTACTGTCAATATTATCCCTGCTCCTGATTTCTTTTTCTATATGATATTTATCCGCTTTTTCTCCCTTTTTGGATATTTGGAGTAATCTTCTTTTAATCCTTTCTTCCAGGCTGGCGGTCAAAAATATCTTTAATGAAGCCTGGGGAAAAACCACGCTTCCGGTATCTCTTCCCTCTAAAACTGCCTGTCCCCGGGAAGCCGTTTCCCTCTGAAGTTTTACCAGGTACCTTCTCACTGCTGAAAGCTTGGAAACAATTGATACTGCTCCCCCTACCTGCTTGCTCCTGATATCTTCAGTTACATCGCGGCCGTCAATGGTTACTGACGTATATTTGAATTCATCAGCTACAGAATTATCAAGTTGAAGGTCAACTCCTTCCAGCAGCTTAACTATGTTTACTTCGTCATTTAGATCTATACCATTTTCTATTGCCAGCAGGGTGGCTGCTCTGTACATTGCTCCTGTATCTATATATTTTAACTTAAGCTCTTTGGCCAGAAGTTTAGCTATCGTACTTTTTCCGCTTCCAGCAGGCCCGTCAATGGTTATTATATTATTGTCCACATCAAACCTCACCTTTTATGTTTGTTTAATTTATCAAAAAAATTAGGAAAAGAAGTGTTTATGCATCCGGTATCATCAATTACCGCCCCCTGTTTACCCAGAAGAGAAAGTATGGCACAGGACATGGCAATTCGATGGTCGCCAAAACTTTTAAGCCGTGCATAAGAAGGCCTAAAATCCGGGTCTCCCTTTATGGTAAGGCCATCCGGCTCCTGGCTTATATCTACACCCATTTTCAGAAATTGACTGTATATAGCATTAATCCTATCGCTTTCCTTATGCCTTAACTCCCCTGCCCCGGTTATAACTGTCTTGCCCCTGGCTTTTGAGACTGCTACGCATAGTATGGGTATTTCATCAATAATATTGGGAACATTCTTCTTATCTATAGGAATGGCCTGCAGCTTGCTGGAAAAAACTTCAATGTCTGCTACCGGTTCGTTATTAAGGATTCTCTTATTTTTTATCCTGATATCTGCGCCCATATCCATAAGTATCTTTAGAAAATAGCTTCTGGTCTGGTTGATACCGATATCTCTAAGGGTTACGTGGGAATCATCCAGTATGAGGCAGGCTACTATAAAATAAGCAGCCGAAGAAATATCGCCAGGTACAAAGATATCCTTTCCCCTGATCCGGCTGCCGGAATTAATTTCAGAGTATTGCCCGTCAAATTTAATATCGGCGCCAAAATACTGCAGCATTCTTTCGGTATGATCTCTGGATACCGCCGGTTGGCTTATTTTGGTAGTCCCTTTAC
Proteins encoded in this region:
- a CDS encoding 1-acyl-sn-glycerol-3-phosphate acyltransferase; its protein translation is MLRTKHGKLYRFFYIFVLFFIKWFFRLPFRVKKCNFEKIPLNGKLLICSNHISYIDPLVIGSNIGRYVYFMAKRELFSNRFLARLVTFFNSFPVNRTSGDTSSIRTSLKILEDGQALGLFPEGTRSVDGQVKEGKRGVGMLAVMSDAPIIPLAIAGANKIIQKPHKRLFFPQIKMIAGDLIDVKGIKQEYGRKQASQVIVDQVMDSIKKLLKEINED
- the cmk gene encoding (d)CMP kinase, which produces MDNNIITIDGPAGSGKSTIAKLLAKELKLKYIDTGAMYRAATLLAIENGIDLNDEVNIVKLLEGVDLQLDNSVADEFKYTSVTIDGRDVTEDIRSKQVGGAVSIVSKLSAVRRYLVKLQRETASRGQAVLEGRDTGSVVFPQASLKIFLTASLEERIKRRLLQISKKGEKADKYHIEKEIRSRDNIDSNRKDSPLMVPEGGITMDTTGMSIREVVDNIKQLYRERVNVKN
- a CDS encoding NAD(P)-dependent glycerol-3-phosphate dehydrogenase; translation: MNTANRDRLNILIVGAGSWGTTLSVVLAEKGHDIWLWVRNKETLNQILKEGKNSRYAPDLQLPSNVTAFHDIDNFKQTIDVVIFAVPSHALRSSVKLFYDCLDRQRNLRAVVNVAKGFELDTNLRLSEVMGQTLPVRLKSAIACLSGPNISSEIAKKLPSVSTLASPNQKLTGWLQSKFSTDYFRIYTNQDLIGVEIGAAVKNIIAISAGISDGLGYGTNTKAALVTRGLYEITRFGIKMGARALTFSGISGMGDLITTCFNSSSRNRLLGQKIAEGNKPDLVRKQMYMVAEGYNTAKVVYRLSRQMKIDVPITLCIYNILYRGADPKDSVFSLMNRKFKPEIEQF
- a CDS encoding DUF512 domain-containing protein produces the protein MEKIRTCNNRCIFCFVNQLPRGLRKTLYVKDDDFLLSYMYGNFITLSNLSQADIKKIIASRLEPLYLSVHSLNHKIRKLIFGTDNHLTGLQNFKTLGKNSIDMHVQVVLCPHINDGNALIETLEELISGYRSVKSIGIVPVGLTRFNHNPRLMSVDYSLATETIGLVDNFNQQHKSYHRVFLSDEFYIIARRGFPGYRSYYDFCQINNGVGKSREFIHAFKKEVKGKYGAGMLLVTSEYGSYVYKQLALELGYDSGFKLLTVKNNFFGTTIKATGLLSGSDILKELKTIDFKNYSRIIISDCIFNQDGLTLDGYKKEHILGINAKLISIEENANKLTGVLHKYG
- a CDS encoding phosphoglucomutase/phosphomannomutase family protein; its protein translation is MNSSIKFGTDGWRSVIAQDFTFDNVGLVTRAICRHLKSQNSGHKGIFIGYDNRFLSEDFAQKAAGIIADEGIKVFLSSESVPTPVTAFMVRQLDLDGALMFTASHNPPRYNGIKFIPHYAGPADEQITGSIEKHIGQLDNGAESLNHRDRAELVTVSDFHSYVDKLLELVDTDLILEYKPAVAADTMYGSGSRLLPEILNQHLELNATVINNFRDPLFGGKLPEPSKSNLTRLYEIVKKENLDIGIALDGDADRFGVIDARGEYISPNNVISIILFYLTETGKFDQEDMAVRTVATTHLIDEICKKKGLKVKETPVGFKHIGKAMLEEQVLIGGEESGGLSIKGHIPEKDGLLANLLLLEIQSFLKKNRKGPYLSDYLNEIYNQFGTFYNLRLDLEIPQNKKSDIIKFFRSLKDADIGDNRVTEINTLDGVKLILKKYKGWLLIRPSGTEPLIRCYIETTDQNDFNLIKNFVEKKINNLIK
- the ispH gene encoding 4-hydroxy-3-methylbut-2-enyl diphosphate reductase gives rise to the protein MKIEIADLAGYCFGVKRALSMAEDTLKNEPRKVFTLGQIIHNPIVVEELDRKGIHSVSNIEQIPEGSLVVIRSHGLPPSAIKKLNEKGISTVDATCPFVKTAQQKAKDLSNQGYFVVLVGTRDHPEVTGIKEQVESDKIIVAQTKADLARIPSSRKKIGVIVQTTQTLEKLKEIVDPLLDFAQQLKVINTICNTTKRRQQEARKLAAGVDLMLIVGGKNSANTTHLADIAREVNPNTRHIQSYKEIDKKWLKGVKKVGLSGGASTPHDHILEVKKFLEAC
- the der gene encoding ribosome biogenesis GTPase Der — translated: MDKNIPKIAVVGKPNAGKSTLINRICQTRDAIISHQPMITRDRKYYSTDWNGVSFYIMDTGGIDPGSKQKLALQIYVQTKQAIDEANIIMFVVDITQPVSALDQEIAQILRKSGKTIIMVASKWDNPQGSYFTEDYLKFGFGYPFKVSAIQGIGIGDLLDEAVEAILKFYPDRQEVICEDNIPRISILGKPNVGKSTLFNSIIGQERAIVDQVEGTTRDSIDSIIAIGDSQYKFIDTAGIKKSKLNQEDLEYYSKLRSIRAIENSDISLVLIDAENGASKQDIKIVNSCIEKGVSICIVINKIDIIDDQQLKKLITDLDKKLDFASYIPFLKVSALNKKGMKDIIDTIDLLMEERQRRIAENKLMKLFKGLDPESTIYSKGKKFKIKFIRQVREAPPVFFVFSNININKKTNIKRYIENHIREIFGFIGTPIIIRSKH
- the aroA gene encoding 3-phosphoshikimate 1-carboxyvinyltransferase, with protein sequence MEIKGAEKITGTIEIPGDKSISHRSAILSAMTSQKVIIKNFLFSEDCLSTLEVLKKLQIKIIIENQSITVYGRGMDGLSEPDDILYVGNSGTTIRLISGLLAAAPFMSVLSGDSSINRRPMDRIIEPLRQMGAAIYGRDNNRFAPLVILGGKKLMAKQFNISVASAQVKSCLLIAALNCKGTTKISQPAVSRDHTERMLQYFGADIKFDGQYSEINSGSRIRGKDIFVPGDISSAAYFIVACLILDDSHVTLRDIGINQTRSYFLKILMDMGADIRIKNKRILNNEPVADIEVFSSKLQAIPIDKKNVPNIIDEIPILCVAVSKARGKTVITGAGELRHKESDRINAIYSQFLKMGVDISQEPDGLTIKGDPDFRPSYARLKSFGDHRIAMSCAILSLLGKQGAVIDDTGCINTSFPNFFDKLNKHKR